Proteins from a genomic interval of Psychrobacter urativorans:
- a CDS encoding c-type cytochrome translates to MKKTVLSTSLRTIIGTVFAVTLGVSVSACSNDKEAATKSGEVMAVDRVDAAAELAIKNGPKAEDMAFEATPPVATAAAAAPASADAATAETATAAAVPVAAAGNAGEQLYNTQCMACHAAGLLNAPKYGDATAWAPRIAKGKDTLYLHAAKGFNQMPAQEANGVTEDQIHAAVDYMVAASS, encoded by the coding sequence ATGAAGAAAACAGTATTAAGCACGTCGCTACGTACCATTATAGGGACAGTGTTTGCGGTTACGCTTGGCGTCAGCGTTAGTGCCTGTAGCAATGATAAAGAAGCAGCCACAAAGTCAGGTGAAGTGATGGCGGTCGATCGTGTCGATGCTGCCGCTGAGCTTGCTATTAAAAATGGTCCTAAAGCTGAAGATATGGCATTTGAAGCAACACCGCCTGTAGCAACTGCGGCTGCGGCAGCACCTGCTAGTGCAGACGCTGCAACTGCAGAGACAGCTACTGCGGCGGCTGTGCCTGTAGCGGCTGCTGGCAATGCGGGCGAGCAACTTTACAATACCCAGTGTATGGCTTGTCATGCCGCTGGCTTGTTAAATGCGCCAAAATATGGTGATGCCACCGCTTGGGCACCGCGTATTGCGAAGGGTAAAGACACCTTATATTTGCATGCGGCAAAAGGTTTTAATCAAATGCCTGCGCAGGAAGCCAATGGTGTCACTGAAGATCAAATCCATGCAGCAGTTGACTACATGGTCGCCGCTTCCAGTTAA
- the thiS gene encoding sulfur carrier protein ThiS has protein sequence MSLISVNGKTLQTTHQTVQLVVNELGLSSGRYAVEVNGELVPKSELGQLLIVEGMVIEVVQAVGGG, from the coding sequence ATGAGTCTTATTAGTGTGAATGGAAAAACGTTACAGACAACGCATCAGACTGTGCAACTGGTGGTCAACGAGCTAGGCTTAAGTAGCGGACGTTATGCCGTTGAAGTGAATGGAGAACTGGTTCCTAAAAGTGAGCTTGGACAACTGCTTATCGTTGAAGGCATGGTTATTGAAGTCGTACAGGCAGTGGGCGGTGGTTAA
- the hpf gene encoding ribosome hibernation-promoting factor, HPF/YfiA family — translation MNVTIRGHHITVTEAMNNAVHDKLTKIARHFDQIQSIQVILSLDNSGASDGGQKSHKAEAIMRVSGQEMFVQALEDDMYKAINEMADKLDRQVSKYKTRLERNKVKGAGRDARFVDSADEDVEPVA, via the coding sequence ATGAATGTTACTATCCGTGGTCACCATATCACCGTAACTGAAGCCATGAACAACGCTGTCCATGACAAATTGACCAAAATAGCCCGTCACTTTGATCAAATTCAAAGCATCCAAGTGATTCTATCGCTAGATAATAGTGGCGCTAGTGATGGTGGTCAAAAGAGCCACAAGGCTGAAGCCATCATGCGAGTCTCAGGTCAAGAAATGTTTGTGCAAGCGCTTGAAGATGACATGTATAAAGCCATTAATGAGATGGCAGACAAACTCGACAGACAAGTGAGCAAATATAAAACACGTCTAGAGCGCAATAAAGTGAAAGGGGCAGGTCGTGATGCACGCTTTGTTGATAGCGCAGATGAAGATGTTGAGCCAGTGGCTTAG
- the rpoH gene encoding RNA polymerase sigma factor RpoH, with product MPTHLSAPGVNVGAYINTVHQIPILTPVQEQELAHRYYDEGDVEAARLLVMSHLRFVIHIARSYSGYGLPQADLIQEGNLGLMKAVKRFDPNKGVRLVSFAVHWIKAEIHEFVIRNWRIVKVATTKAHRKLFFNLRSLKKTNNQLTLEEADAIAQDLNVTRKQVLEMESRLTSYDASFETQSSDDDDGRYAPQLFLEDGFDPAEMVEEADWEENNSSALIAAMDTLDERSRDIVEQRWLSEQKSTLHELAAVYSISAERVRQIEKNAMDKIREAMTIESVILPDDIQ from the coding sequence ATGCCCACGCATCTGTCTGCACCGGGGGTAAATGTGGGTGCATATATCAATACCGTGCATCAAATCCCTATTTTGACCCCAGTCCAAGAGCAAGAGCTGGCGCATCGTTATTATGACGAGGGCGATGTTGAAGCTGCACGTTTACTGGTGATGTCGCATCTACGCTTTGTGATTCATATTGCCCGTAGCTATTCGGGCTATGGTTTACCACAAGCGGATTTGATTCAAGAAGGGAATTTGGGCTTAATGAAAGCGGTCAAACGCTTTGACCCCAATAAAGGCGTACGCTTGGTATCTTTTGCAGTGCATTGGATTAAAGCAGAAATTCATGAATTTGTGATTCGTAACTGGCGCATTGTCAAAGTGGCGACCACCAAAGCCCATCGTAAATTATTTTTTAATTTGCGTAGCCTAAAAAAAACCAACAATCAGCTGACCTTAGAAGAAGCGGATGCCATCGCCCAAGACTTAAATGTCACACGTAAGCAAGTGTTAGAGATGGAATCGCGCCTGACTTCTTATGATGCGTCATTTGAGACCCAATCTAGCGATGATGATGACGGTCGTTATGCCCCGCAGCTATTTTTAGAGGACGGTTTTGACCCTGCCGAGATGGTAGAAGAAGCCGACTGGGAAGAAAACAACTCTTCCGCCCTCATAGCGGCAATGGATACCCTAGATGAGCGCTCGCGTGATATCGTTGAGCAGCGTTGGTTGTCCGAGCAAAAATCTACCTTGCACGAGCTTGCCGCGGTCTACTCGATTTCTGCAGAACGGGTACGTCAAATCGAGAAAAATGCCATGGATAAAATTCGTGAAGCCATGACCATTGAGAGTGTTATTTTGCCAGATGATATTCAGTAG
- a CDS encoding sulfurtransferase TusA family protein, with amino-acid sequence MSTDHQSTTTLSAPYHIRLAQTLSEAAQTTIASLLTLLPADCIDDVQIDAKIVAEKSTQSISTIVIKNMVDGRGLACPMPLLKTKVALRNVDVGESLYVVATDPNSQADIRAFCQQTQQMLAPNTLLLVLNQTTSGLPNDSASACTSDTIFHFIITKTDSN; translated from the coding sequence ATGTCCACTGACCATCAATCGACCACCACTTTGAGTGCCCCTTATCATATCCGTTTGGCTCAGACATTATCTGAAGCAGCGCAAACGACTATCGCCTCTTTACTCACCCTATTGCCAGCCGACTGTATTGATGACGTTCAGATTGATGCTAAAATCGTGGCTGAAAAATCTACGCAGTCTATCTCTACAATAGTAATTAAAAACATGGTGGACGGTCGCGGATTGGCGTGCCCGATGCCGTTACTAAAAACCAAGGTAGCACTGCGCAACGTTGATGTTGGCGAGTCACTGTATGTGGTCGCAACCGACCCCAACTCGCAAGCCGATATCAGGGCATTTTGTCAGCAGACTCAGCAAATGCTTGCGCCAAATACATTGTTGCTGGTGCTGAATCAAACCACCAGCGGCTTACCTAATGACAGCGCCTCGGCTTGTACATCCGATACAATATTTCACTTCATCATTACCAAAACCGATAGTAACTAA
- a CDS encoding M48 family metalloprotease has protein sequence MHSSVKEQARRYAGWFFLSAVVGGFSSFSQSSHAVLSMANANVTSADTSANYGSWRQPLIEDLALPSLQGQGLSFADQYQNKLIGEWSLQKINGQAKMEHDPWVQETVKDMTWRLNAQARQQAPLGVVLIDHPSINAFAAPGGVIGINTGTILAASSMDELASVVAHEVAHISQRHYEHGAEERRQALLIQLGGMLAAIAASAADGGGDAAAAVLMGSQTAAMNSSMAFSRSNEREADRLGMQIMNQAGYDPRAMPRFFATMNQQSQLNQVENRFLPSFVRSHPLSNERLTEAQSRAQRYPTLSLTQQQRHQALFDLLYWRVQVTGKHVSKTVLTTAAKNSIGAKVALMYWYGQQQQFAEANTIMTQLDALPNDKRQALEPLLSITYSQVLSEQNKWQQAVDVLAPQQRLYPERRDLRLYLAEAFTNNNQPTEAQTLLKPLTQQQPSDRYAWQSLQLANEKIAKTSSSAQLARIATINGLRYRSQDQLWNGRYDAALTSLTQAQQLTEKMPTAEQGSSARPLLANIKQEIKNVKTAKDYKP, from the coding sequence ATGCACTCAAGCGTAAAAGAGCAGGCGCGGCGCTATGCTGGATGGTTTTTTCTAAGCGCTGTCGTTGGTGGATTTAGTAGTTTCAGTCAGTCCAGTCATGCCGTTCTTTCAATGGCAAATGCAAATGTGACAAGCGCCGATACCAGTGCGAATTATGGCTCGTGGCGACAGCCATTAATAGAAGATTTGGCGCTACCAAGTTTGCAAGGACAAGGGCTAAGCTTCGCGGATCAGTATCAAAATAAACTCATCGGGGAGTGGTCACTACAAAAGATTAATGGTCAAGCAAAAATGGAGCACGACCCTTGGGTACAAGAAACGGTCAAAGATATGACGTGGCGACTCAATGCGCAAGCCCGTCAGCAAGCGCCTCTTGGAGTGGTTCTTATTGATCATCCTAGTATTAACGCTTTTGCCGCACCGGGTGGGGTCATCGGTATCAATACCGGCACTATTCTTGCCGCAAGTAGCATGGATGAGTTGGCAAGCGTAGTGGCGCATGAAGTCGCACACATCAGTCAGCGCCATTATGAACATGGGGCAGAGGAGCGTCGCCAAGCCTTATTAATACAACTTGGCGGCATGCTAGCAGCGATTGCTGCTTCAGCAGCAGATGGTGGTGGCGATGCCGCCGCAGCGGTACTGATGGGCAGTCAGACGGCGGCGATGAATAGTAGCATGGCATTTAGTCGTAGTAATGAGCGTGAAGCCGATCGTTTGGGGATGCAGATAATGAACCAAGCAGGCTATGATCCACGAGCGATGCCCCGATTTTTTGCAACGATGAATCAACAAAGCCAACTCAATCAAGTCGAAAATAGATTTTTACCCAGCTTTGTGCGCTCGCATCCTTTGAGTAATGAGCGTTTAACCGAAGCCCAAAGTCGCGCCCAGCGTTATCCGACATTATCACTGACCCAACAGCAGCGTCATCAAGCGTTATTTGATTTGCTATATTGGCGGGTACAAGTAACTGGTAAGCATGTCTCAAAAACCGTACTGACCACCGCGGCGAAGAACAGTATCGGAGCAAAAGTTGCCTTAATGTATTGGTACGGACAGCAGCAACAGTTCGCTGAGGCGAATACTATTATGACCCAATTAGATGCCTTGCCAAATGATAAGCGCCAAGCATTAGAGCCATTATTATCGATTACCTATAGCCAAGTATTGAGTGAACAAAACAAATGGCAACAAGCGGTGGACGTGCTTGCGCCGCAACAGCGCCTGTATCCTGAGCGTCGTGATTTACGCCTATATTTAGCAGAGGCATTCACCAATAATAACCAGCCCACCGAAGCACAAACGCTACTAAAACCACTGACCCAGCAGCAGCCAAGTGACCGCTATGCATGGCAAAGTCTACAGTTAGCCAATGAAAAAATTGCCAAAACCTCGTCCTCAGCGCAGCTGGCACGTATTGCTACCATCAATGGGCTGCGCTATCGCAGCCAAGACCAATTATGGAATGGGCGCTATGATGCCGCGCTGACCTCCTTGACCCAAGCTCAGCAATTGACTGAGAAAATGCCAACTGCTGAACAAGGCAGTAGTGCCCGTCCGCTCTTAGCAAATATTAAGCAGGAAATCAAAAACGTAAAAACCGCCAAAGACTATAAGCCTTAG
- a CDS encoding CrcB family protein has translation MQWLAIGLGAAFGACLRGWLARFNPLHHWIPLGTLGANVLGGLLIGLALVWFERVGHGLSPNIRLFVITGFLGGLTTFSTFSAEVFTFISAGKLLAGLGLIGLHVGLTLLATALGFYFFKLIL, from the coding sequence ATGCAATGGCTCGCGATTGGTTTAGGAGCGGCATTCGGTGCATGTTTGCGCGGTTGGCTGGCACGTTTTAATCCGCTGCATCACTGGATACCGCTGGGCACGCTTGGCGCTAATGTGTTGGGCGGTTTATTAATCGGGCTAGCGCTAGTGTGGTTTGAGCGCGTGGGACACGGTCTGTCGCCCAATATTCGCCTGTTTGTTATCACCGGATTTTTAGGCGGGCTGACTACTTTTAGTACCTTTAGCGCAGAAGTATTTACTTTTATCAGTGCCGGTAAATTATTGGCAGGATTGGGTTTGATTGGGCTGCATGTTGGTTTGACTTTATTGGCAACCGCGCTTGGGTTTTACTTTTTTAAGCTGATTCTATAG
- a CDS encoding c-type cytochrome: MSITQSLMNKKSLNVAGKLTWSVLGLSAMLALSACSGDKKAAEEPVVEETPVVEVVEPVAEEAPVAEAPAVEAAPAEEAAPAEKAEEAAEPEELAANAGEELYNAQCSVCHAAGLLNAPKFGDKEAWAPRIAKGKDMLHMHSAKGFNQMPAQASAEVSEAKVHAAVDYMIAAAS; the protein is encoded by the coding sequence ATGAGTATCACTCAATCACTTATGAATAAAAAATCGCTAAACGTAGCGGGCAAATTAACCTGGTCAGTATTAGGTCTAAGCGCCATGCTAGCTCTAAGTGCGTGTAGCGGCGACAAGAAAGCAGCAGAAGAACCTGTTGTAGAAGAAACACCAGTTGTTGAAGTCGTCGAGCCTGTAGCAGAAGAAGCACCAGTTGCTGAAGCGCCTGCTGTCGAAGCAGCACCTGCAGAAGAGGCTGCTCCTGCAGAAAAGGCAGAAGAAGCCGCTGAACCTGAAGAATTGGCAGCCAATGCTGGTGAAGAGCTTTATAATGCTCAGTGTTCAGTTTGTCATGCAGCTGGCTTGCTAAATGCACCTAAATTTGGTGATAAAGAAGCATGGGCACCGCGTATTGCTAAAGGTAAAGATATGCTACATATGCACTCAGCTAAAGGCTTTAACCAAATGCCAGCACAAGCCAGTGCTGAAGTTAGTGAAGCAAAAGTACACGCAGCGGTTGATTACATGATTGCAGCTGCTAGCTAA
- a CDS encoding DUF423 domain-containing protein → MVNWIAIAAINLAIAVALGAFGAHGIKSMVNAQQLEWWHTATLYLFIHALGLLLVGVLIRLNIATQTTAWLLQIGVIIFAGSLFAMTLGAPRWFGAITPIGGVLMIAGWVWLAVTAFRLGHTAN, encoded by the coding sequence ATGGTCAACTGGATAGCTATTGCAGCAATTAATCTTGCCATTGCAGTGGCATTAGGGGCATTTGGTGCGCATGGCATTAAGAGCATGGTGAATGCGCAGCAGCTAGAATGGTGGCATACGGCAACGCTTTATCTCTTTATTCATGCATTAGGGTTATTGTTGGTGGGTGTATTAATTCGTCTTAATATCGCTACTCAAACCACTGCATGGCTATTACAGATTGGCGTCATTATCTTTGCGGGTAGTTTATTTGCGATGACACTTGGCGCACCGCGTTGGTTTGGTGCGATTACCCCGATTGGCGGCGTACTGATGATTGCGGGCTGGGTATGGCTGGCAGTGACGGCTTTTCGCTTGGGTCATACAGCAAACTAA
- the tsaD gene encoding tRNA (adenosine(37)-N6)-threonylcarbamoyltransferase complex transferase subunit TsaD: MKVLGLETSCDETGLAIFDSELIDSDNNGLLGQVLYSQIELHALYGGVVPELASRDHIRKLVPLFHELLEQCGINKNDIDAIAYTKGPGLIGALMTGALFGRSLAYGLGIPAIGIHHMEGHLLAPLMGANPPAFPFVSLLVSGGHTQLIAAKGVGQYEILGESIDDAAGECFDKAAKMLGLEYPGGPNIAKLAESGNPNAYDLPRPMLHRGLDFSFSGMKTAVHNLIKDTDGSGNGADSNAQVRADIAASFQHAMVDTLVRKSTKALKQVGMNRLVIAGGVSANRHLRETLETELAKINATVHYAPPALCTDNGAMIAYAGYERLQAGQSDDLAVSCVPRWSMTELPAV; the protein is encoded by the coding sequence ATGAAAGTATTGGGTTTAGAAACCTCGTGTGATGAAACGGGCTTGGCGATTTTTGATAGTGAGCTGATAGACAGTGACAATAACGGTTTGCTCGGACAAGTGCTGTATTCACAAATAGAACTGCATGCGCTCTATGGTGGCGTGGTGCCTGAGCTTGCCAGTCGCGACCATATCCGTAAATTAGTGCCGTTATTTCATGAGTTATTAGAGCAATGTGGTATCAATAAAAATGATATTGATGCCATCGCCTATACCAAAGGTCCTGGCTTGATTGGCGCATTAATGACGGGCGCATTATTCGGGCGCAGCTTGGCTTATGGATTAGGAATTCCAGCAATCGGTATTCACCATATGGAAGGGCATTTGCTCGCGCCATTAATGGGCGCTAATCCACCCGCATTTCCTTTTGTCTCGTTATTGGTGTCCGGTGGTCATACGCAACTGATTGCGGCAAAAGGTGTGGGGCAGTATGAAATATTGGGCGAATCTATCGATGATGCCGCTGGCGAGTGCTTTGATAAGGCGGCAAAAATGCTGGGCTTAGAATATCCGGGTGGTCCTAATATTGCCAAATTAGCTGAATCGGGCAATCCAAACGCCTATGATTTACCACGCCCGATGTTGCATCGTGGTTTGGACTTTTCTTTTAGTGGTATGAAAACTGCCGTGCATAATTTGATTAAAGACACCGATGGTTCAGGAAATGGCGCTGATAGTAATGCGCAAGTCCGCGCTGATATTGCCGCCAGTTTTCAGCATGCGATGGTTGATACCTTAGTGAGAAAGTCTACCAAAGCATTAAAGCAAGTAGGTATGAATCGTTTGGTGATTGCGGGTGGGGTCAGTGCCAACCGTCATTTGCGTGAAACTCTTGAAACGGAATTGGCGAAAATAAATGCCACCGTTCATTATGCACCGCCTGCGTTATGTACTGATAATGGGGCGATGATTGCCTATGCCGGTTACGAGCGTTTGCAAGCGGGACAATCCGATGACTTGGCAGTGAGCTGTGTACCACGTTGGTCAATGACAGAATTGCCCGCGGTTTAA
- a CDS encoding LysR family transcriptional regulator, with protein MLELRHLNTLTALRAQGSLAAAADELHVTASAVSHQLKELESYYDIRLVNRRTRPLTFTPAGKTVLALADSIMPQVSRTKANLKRLAHGQAGRLRLASECHSCFDWLMPILNQYRREWSDVELDFATGFEPEPHHLLLEGDIDLLITTSNLPIDGLSYQPLFEYESRLVLSPMHDLAERAFITPEDLISETLIAYPVEAKRLDIIANFMTPAQVTFKQIRTTELTAMLIQLVASERGVAALPDWVVSDYEKKGWVVSRPLGDGVHCQLYAAIRTSSQDTAYMQGFASLLEGIVKPL; from the coding sequence ATGCTAGAGCTTCGTCACCTTAATACCTTAACCGCGCTGCGGGCGCAGGGCTCACTTGCTGCCGCTGCCGATGAGCTGCACGTCACAGCTTCTGCAGTATCACATCAGTTGAAAGAGCTAGAGAGTTACTACGATATCCGTTTGGTCAATCGTCGTACGCGTCCACTCACTTTCACCCCAGCTGGCAAGACCGTATTGGCGCTCGCGGACAGTATCATGCCGCAAGTGAGCCGCACTAAAGCCAATCTAAAACGCTTGGCGCACGGGCAAGCGGGACGATTACGCTTAGCATCAGAATGTCACAGCTGTTTTGATTGGTTGATGCCGATACTGAATCAGTATCGTCGCGAATGGTCAGATGTGGAGCTGGACTTTGCCACAGGTTTTGAGCCGGAACCGCATCATTTATTGCTAGAAGGCGATATTGATTTACTGATTACCACCAGTAATTTACCGATTGACGGGCTCAGCTATCAGCCCTTATTTGAGTATGAAAGTCGTTTGGTACTGTCACCGATGCACGATTTGGCTGAACGAGCTTTTATAACACCGGAAGACTTAATTTCTGAAACTCTTATCGCTTATCCGGTTGAAGCCAAGCGTCTTGATATTATCGCCAACTTTATGACTCCAGCGCAGGTTACTTTTAAGCAAATCCGTACGACAGAATTGACTGCCATGCTAATTCAGTTGGTTGCTAGTGAGCGTGGCGTTGCTGCTTTACCTGATTGGGTGGTAAGCGATTATGAGAAAAAAGGCTGGGTCGTATCGCGTCCGCTCGGCGACGGTGTGCATTGTCAGCTGTATGCCGCTATTCGTACGTCCAGTCAGGATACGGCTTATATGCAGGGCTTTGCCAGTTTATTAGAAGGGATTGTGAAGCCGTTGTAG
- the rpsU gene encoding 30S ribosomal protein S21: MPAVKVKENEPVDIAIRRFKRACEKAGVLSDVRKREFYEKPTQVRKRKKAAAVKRYKKKLQRETIRTTRMY; the protein is encoded by the coding sequence ATGCCTGCAGTTAAGGTTAAAGAAAACGAACCAGTTGACATTGCTATCCGCCGTTTTAAACGTGCTTGTGAAAAAGCTGGTGTATTATCAGACGTGCGTAAGCGTGAGTTTTATGAAAAACCAACGCAAGTACGTAAGCGTAAGAAAGCTGCTGCTGTGAAACGTTATAAGAAAAAATTACAACGCGAAACTATCCGCACCACGCGTATGTACTAA
- a CDS encoding GatB/YqeY domain-containing protein: MNPLKQSLADDIITSMKAHNIERVKVLRNVQAVIKQIEIDRQTVLDDADVLEVLQKQLKQRHESLTIFTENNRDDLAVKEQFEIDIINEFMPKQMDDAELAALVNAEIAAQGATSMRDMGGVMGVLKTKTAGRADPAIISKLVRQALQG; encoded by the coding sequence ATGAACCCACTTAAACAGAGTCTAGCAGACGATATTATCACTTCGATGAAAGCCCACAATATCGAGCGCGTTAAAGTGCTGCGTAATGTGCAAGCGGTCATTAAGCAAATCGAGATTGATCGCCAAACGGTACTCGATGATGCTGACGTCTTAGAAGTGCTACAAAAACAGCTCAAGCAGCGTCATGAGTCCTTGACGATTTTTACTGAAAATAACCGTGATGATTTAGCGGTTAAAGAACAGTTTGAGATTGATATTATTAATGAGTTCATGCCAAAGCAGATGGATGATGCTGAGCTTGCCGCTTTAGTGAATGCTGAAATTGCGGCACAAGGTGCAACGTCAATGCGTGATATGGGCGGCGTGATGGGCGTGTTAAAAACTAAAACCGCTGGTCGTGCTGACCCCGCAATCATCTCTAAATTAGTCAGACAGGCGTTGCAAGGTTAA
- a CDS encoding RNA polymerase factor sigma-54, with protein sequence MNMSFGLVATLSTSQKLTPQMQQAIKLLQLSSLELAQEVQTKLDSNPLLERIEDDEDDHYNDDSSSLHEAIAESLTLEMWNSNAASSAAADDHFSSGAESYNDSNTYNDSEAYNDSDDNSFSDSFDKLQQSGIDDSVMDSGDINNDYQDIDNDFTHFVTGNYASSAAVGGSATIGELDDYQGSTNASIQDHVRWQLNFKHLSDIDILIANYLMDSMDDMGFVQLDIDELLQSFATMASFYQWDDHVEHDEIQAVLRVIQSCDPLGVGARNLSECLAIQLSKLDRNTPHLAHARALLSASEHLVSNNIKALTEATGLLPEHITPALNLLRTLNPSPGLSFQSSQPDYTQPPVSYDIPDILVSPISSSNMNPSNMKHNNTNKEANATEQNEGWYVRLNPETLPKLRVNQEYASLVKRGDNSPDNQYLRDNLLDARLFIRSIEERNQNLLKVATSIVRHQQEYLQHGATSMQPLILKEVAEEVGLHESTVSRLTTSKTILTPQGLFSLKHFFSSHVSSNDGDISSTAISAMIKQLIADENPKKPLSDSRIQAQLLADGIDIARRTVAKYREAMNIGSSTQRKQKY encoded by the coding sequence ATGAATATGTCGTTTGGGTTAGTCGCCACACTAAGCACCTCGCAAAAACTCACCCCACAAATGCAGCAAGCCATCAAGCTATTGCAGTTGTCTAGTCTCGAATTGGCACAAGAGGTTCAGACAAAACTAGATAGTAATCCGCTGCTTGAGCGTATCGAAGACGATGAAGATGATCATTATAACGATGACAGCTCTAGCCTTCATGAAGCGATAGCTGAGTCTTTAACGCTTGAGATGTGGAATAGTAATGCCGCAAGCAGCGCAGCAGCTGACGACCATTTTAGTAGTGGTGCTGAGTCTTATAACGACTCCAATACGTATAACGATTCTGAGGCTTATAACGACTCTGACGATAACTCATTTAGCGACAGTTTTGATAAATTACAGCAGTCTGGTATTGATGACAGCGTGATGGACAGCGGCGATATCAATAACGATTATCAAGATATCGATAATGATTTTACGCATTTTGTTACGGGTAATTATGCCTCGTCTGCGGCAGTCGGTGGCAGTGCTACTATTGGCGAGCTTGATGACTATCAAGGCAGTACCAACGCTAGCATTCAAGACCATGTGCGTTGGCAGCTTAATTTTAAGCACTTATCTGACATTGATATCCTGATTGCCAATTATTTGATGGATTCCATGGACGATATGGGCTTTGTGCAGCTTGATATTGATGAGTTACTGCAAAGTTTTGCTACTATGGCAAGTTTTTACCAGTGGGATGATCATGTGGAACACGACGAAATTCAAGCGGTGCTGCGTGTCATTCAGTCCTGTGATCCACTCGGTGTCGGTGCGCGTAATCTGAGTGAATGTCTTGCCATTCAGCTCTCCAAACTTGACCGCAATACGCCACATTTAGCCCATGCACGAGCGTTATTGTCCGCAAGTGAGCATTTGGTGAGTAATAATATTAAAGCCTTAACGGAAGCTACTGGACTGCTCCCTGAGCACATCACACCAGCGCTTAACTTACTCCGCACCTTAAATCCTTCGCCGGGGCTATCTTTTCAGAGTAGCCAGCCTGACTATACTCAGCCGCCTGTCAGCTACGATATCCCTGATATTTTAGTATCACCGATATCCTCTAGCAATATGAATCCTAGCAATATGAAGCATAACAATACGAATAAAGAAGCGAATGCCACAGAGCAAAATGAGGGCTGGTATGTGCGTCTGAATCCAGAAACCTTACCAAAACTACGTGTCAATCAAGAATATGCCAGCCTCGTTAAACGTGGTGATAATAGCCCTGACAATCAATATTTGCGTGATAATCTACTTGACGCCCGACTGTTTATCCGCAGTATTGAAGAACGTAATCAGAACTTATTAAAGGTCGCGACCAGCATCGTCCGCCATCAGCAAGAATATTTGCAACATGGTGCAACCTCGATGCAACCCCTAATTTTAAAAGAAGTGGCTGAAGAAGTGGGCTTGCACGAGTCCACTGTCTCGCGTCTGACCACCAGTAAGACCATCTTAACGCCGCAAGGGTTATTCTCCCTGAAACACTTTTTCTCCTCGCACGTGAGCAGTAACGATGGCGACATCTCATCCACGGCGATCAGCGCCATGATTAAGCAGCTCATCGCTGATGAAAATCCTAAAAAGCCACTCTCTGATAGCCGTATTCAAGCGCAATTACTGGCTGACGGCATTGATATTGCGCGCCGCACTGTTGCCAAATATCGTGAAGCCATGAATATCGGCTCATCGACCCAGCGCAAACAAAAATACTAA